Below is a genomic region from Thermus oshimai DSM 12092.
ACCTAGAACGGGCTTTTGTAAAGGTGGTGAGGGAAGGATGGAAACGGTAACCCGCATCTTCCGCAAAGAGCTTTTGCAGGTGTTCCGGGACCGGAAGCTCGTCTTCTCCACCCTGGTGCTTCCCGTGCTCCTGATGCCGGTCTTTGCCTTTGGCCCCACCCTCTTCTTCTCCCGCATCCTGGAGCGAAGCGCAAAGGAGGTGCAGGAGGTGGCGGCGCGGGGGCTTCCCCAAGAGGCCCTCCAGGCCCTTGAGGCCCAGGGGCTCAAGCCCGTGCCCGTGGAGGACCCAAGGGGGGCGGTGGAGAAGGGGGCCTACCCCGCGGGGGTGGAGTACGGAGGGGGGGCCTACCGGGTCTACGGCCGCCTGGCCGGGGGGCCCGGGGAGGGCCAGGTGGCGGTGGGGAAGGTGGAAAAGGCCCTGGCCCTTTTGAAGGAGGAGGCGGTGGCCGAAGCCCTAAAGGCCAAGGGGGTGCCCCTGGAGGTCCTCACCCCCTTCCGGGTGGAGGTGGTGGACGCTTCCCCGGAGAGGGAGCGGGCCGCGGGGCTTCTCGGCTTCCTCCTCCCCTTCTTCCTGGTGATCTTCATCCTCTCGGGGGGGCAGGTGGTGGCGGTGGACGCCACCGCCGGGGAGAAGGAGAAGGGCACCCTCGAGGCCCTCCTCTCTGCCCCCGTGCCCCTCCCCCACCTGGCCCTAGGCAAGGCCCTGGCCACGGTGGCCATGGCCCTCCTCTCGGGCTCCGCCGGGCTTTTGGGCCTGGCCTTGGGGGGGCTCTTAAGCGGAAGGCTGGAAGGGGCGATGGAGCTAGGGGGGCGGGTGGCCCTGACGGGCGGGGAGTTTCTGGCCCTCTTCGTCACCGGCTTCCTCCTGGCCCTCTTCATGGGGGCGGTGATGGTGGCCCTGGGGCTTTACGCCCGGAGCTTCAAGGAGGCCCAAAGCTACATGGCCCCCCTGCAGCTCCTCGTCCTCTTCCCCCTGCTCTTCCTCCAGTTCAGGGGCTTTTTCACCCTCGAGGCCTGGCACCACCTCGTCCCCGTGCTCAACGTGGCCCTCCTCATGGACGGGCTCTTCCGGGGGCAGGCGGAGCCCTTGAGCCTGGCCCTCACCTGGGGCTCCACCCTGGTGTACGCGGCCCTGGCCTTCCTCCTGGCGGTGGGGGTCTTCCGCCGGGAGGAGGTGGTGTTCCGAAACTGAAGGAGGCGGTATGGAGATCAAAGAGGTTCGGGCGTGGCGGACCAGCGGCTTTTTGGGGTTAGGGGCTCTCCTCCTCGGGCTTTTCTGGGCGGGGTGGGCCCTGAAGGAGGGGTCGGCGGAGCGCGAGGCGCTTTATCTTTTTCACCTCATCGGGGGCCTCCTCCTCGCGGGCCTCGCCGGGGCGGGGCTCATCACCGTCCAGCCCAACGAGGCCCGGGTCCTGACCTTCCTGGGGCGGTACGTGGGGAGCGTGCGGGAGGCGGGGTTCCACTACGTGAACCCCTTCACGGTGAAAAAGCGGGTCTCCTTGAGGGTGCACAACTTCAACTCCGACCGGCTCAAGGTGAACGACGCCCACGGCAACCCCATTGAGATCGCCGCGGTGGTGGCCTGGCGGGTGGTGGACTCGGCCAAGGCCCTCTTCCAGGTGGAGGACTACGCCAGCTTCGTGGCCATCCAGTCCGAAACCGCCCTAAGGGCCCTGGCGAGCCGTTACCCCTACGACGGGGAGGAGAAGTCCTTAAGGGGCAACCCCGAGGAGCTGGCGGAGGAGCTAAAGGGAGAGGTGGAAGCGCGGCTCAAGGTGGCGGGGGTGGAGGTCTTGGAGGCCCGGCTCACCCACCTGGCCTACGCCCCCGAGGTGGCCCAGGCCATGCTCCGCCGCCAGCAGGCCCAGGCGGTGGTGGCCGCCCGGAAGCTCATCGTGGAGGCCGCGGTGGGGATGGTGAAGGAGGCCCTTATGGGCCTCGAGGCCGAGGGCATCGCCCTGGACGAGGAACGAAAAGCGGCCATGGTGAACAACCTCATGGTGGCCCTGGTCTCCGAGGCCCAGGCCCAGCCGGTGATCAACGCCGGCACCCTTTACACCTGATGGGCGAAAGGGGGCGGGAAAAGAAAGCCTTCTTGCTCCGGCTGGACCCCAGGCTCTACCGGGTTCTGGAGAAGTGGGCCCAGGACGAGCTGAGGAGCGTGAACGCCCAGATCGAATACCTCCTGAAGGAGGCCGCGAAGCGGGCGGGGCGTTGGAAGGATGCGGATGAACCCCAGGAACCCTAGGCCCCTCCTCGCCTGGAAGGAGACACGATGAAAGCGCTCTACTGGACCTTCGGCCTCTCCTGGTCTTTGGCCCTTCTCTTCTGGCTTTGGGGTGGGGGGGTGGGCACCCCCGCCTACATCGCCTTCAGCGCAGCCTACATGTGGGTTCCGGGCCTGGTGGCCCTCTACTTCAGCAGGAAGGAGGGGCTCCGCCTGCCCCTCGCCCTCAAGCCCAACCGCCACTGGCTCTTCGCCTGGCTCTTCCCCGTGGGGCTCACCCTCTTTTCCATCCCCTTAACCCTTCCCCTCGCCCCCTGGCGGGGGGCAGAGGCCCTGAAGGCCACCCTCCCCAAAGAAGCCCTGGCCATCCCCGAAGGCGCCCTCCTCTGGATGGCGTTCTTGGGGGGCATCCTGGGGGGGCTCCTGGCAGGGGCCACGGTGAACCTCCTCTTCGCCCTGGGGGAGGAGCTCATGTGGCGGGGGTACCTGTGGGCGCGTTTAAAGCCCAAAGGGTTCTGGCCCGCCTCTTTGGAAATCGGCCTCGTCTGGGGGCTCTGGCACGCCCCCCTCGTTCTCATGGGGCACAACTACCCGAACACCCCCATCCTGGGCGTGGGGGCCATGACCCTCTTCACCCTCCTCCTCACCCCCGCCCTCCTCTACGTCCGGGAAAAGGGGGGAAGCCTTCTCGCCCCGGCCCTCCTCCACGGAACCTTAAACGGGGTGGCGGGGCTTTCCCTCCTCCCCTTTGAAAGGACCCACGACCTCCTGGTGGGGGTCCTGGGCCTGCCCGGGTTCTTCCTCCTGGCCCTTTTCAACCTTTGGTTGAGGCGGAGCGTTGACAGGGAGGGCGCAGGCCCCTAGGCTTAGAGGAGATGAGCGCCCGGGGCAAAACCTAGAGCCCGCCTGGGAAGCCGAAGCTTCCCGGGCAGGCCCCGGGGCTTTTCTTTATAGGGAGGGGCCATGAACGTCACCCTGGAGAACTGGCGGGCGCTTCTTGAGGCGGAAAAGGAGCTGGACACCGGGGTCTACACCAAGCACGACCTTCTCCTGGTGCGGGGGGAAGGGGCTAAGGTGTGGGATGCGGAGGGGAACGAGTACATAGACTGCGTGGGGGGGTACGGGGTGGCCAACCTGGGCCACAGCAACCCCGAGGTGGTGGAGGCGGTGAAGCGCCAGGCCGAGCTCCTCCTCTCCATGCCCCAAACCCTGCCCACCCCCACCCGGGGGGAGTTCTACCGCACCCTGGTCTCCATCCTGCCCCCCGAGCTCAACCGGGTCTTCCCGGTGAACTCGGGCACGGAGGCCAACGAGGCCGCCCTCAAGTTCGCCCGGGCCTACACGGGAAGGAAGAAGTTCGTGGCCGCCATGCGGGGCTTCTCGGGCAGGACCATGGGGAGCCTCTCCGTCACCTGGGAGCCCAAGTACCGGGAGCCTTTTATGCCCCTGGTGGAGCCCGTGGAGTTCATCCCCTACAACGATGTGGAGGCCCTGGAAAGGGCGGTGGACGGGGAGACGGCCGCGGTGATCCTGGAGCCCGTCCAGGGGGAAGGGGGGGTGCGCCCCGCCACCTTGGAGTTCCTAAAGGCGGCCCGGGAGATCACCCAAGAGCGGGGGGCCCTCCTCATCCTGGACGAGATCCAGACCGGCATGGGGCGCACCGGGCGGCGCTTCGCCTTTGAGCACTACGGCATCGTGCCCGACATCCTCACCCTGGCCAAGGCCCTAGGGGGCGGGGTGCCCCTGGGGGCTGCGGTGATGCGGGCGGAGGTGGCCCAGGCCATGCCCAAGGGCGGGCACGGCACCACCTTCGGGGGGAACCCCCTGGCCATGGCCGCGGGGGTGGCCGCCATTCGCTACCTGGAGCGCACCCGGCTTTGGGAACGGGCGGCGGAGCTTGGGCCCTGGTTTATGGACGAGCTCCGCAAGATCCCCTCCCCCAAGATCCGGGAGGTGCGGGGCCTGGGGCTCATGGTGGGCCTCGAGCTCAAGGAGAAGGCCGCCCCCTACATTGAGCGCCTGGAGAAGGAGCACCGGGTCCTCACCCTGCAGGCGGGGCCCACGGTCATCCGCTTCCTCCCCCCGCTGGTGATAGAGAGGGAAGACCTGGCGCGGGTGGTGGAGGCGGTGCGGGCGGTGCTAAGCTAAGAAGATGAGGCGCCGCTACCGGGTCCTTTTGGAAAGGGACGAAGAAGGCTATCTGGTGGCCCACGTGCCCGAACTCCAGGCCCACACCCAGGCAAAGAGCTGGGAAGAGCTCCTAAAGCGGTTGGAGGAGGCGGTGGCCGTCTCCTTGGACGAGGAAAACATTCAGCTTTTGGGCCTGGAAGGGGAGCTGGTGATCGAAGCGGCGTGAGCCCCCGCCTGACCCTCGTCACCGGGGAGGAGCTGGTTCGGCTTTTGGAAAAGGAAGGGTTCCAGGTGGTGCGCGTCCGGGGAAGCCATGTCCGGCTCAAGCACCCGGACGGCCGGGCCACCACGGTGCCGGTGCACCCAGGGGAGCTCCTGCGCCCGGGGACCCTGCTCGGCATCCTCAAGGACGTGGGGTGGAGCAAGGAAGCGTATGAGCGCAAGCGCCTTGGATCCCGTTGAGTTCCTGAAAGGGGCCCTGGAGATCCCCTCCCCTTCCGGGGAAGAGCGCCTGGTGGCGGAATACCTGGTGGAGGGGATGCAGCGGCTCGGCCTCGAGGCCTTCGTGGACGAGGCGGACAACGCCCGGGGCCGGGTGGGGGAAGGGCCCATCCAGGTGGTCCTCCTGGGGCACATCGACACCGTGCCCGGGGCGGTGCCGGTCCGGCTTGTGGACGGCAAGCTCTTCGGGCGGGGGGCGGTGGACGCCAAGGGCCCCTTCGTGGCCATGGTCTTCGCCGCGGCGGGGCTTTCGGAGGCCGCCAGGAAGCGCCTTACCGTCCACCTGGTGGGGGCCACGGAGGAGGAGGCCCCAAGCTCCAAGGGGGCGCGGTTCGTGGCCCCCAGGCTCACGCCGGACTACGTGGTCATCGGGGAGCCCTCGGGTTGGGAGGGGATCACCCTGGGGTACAAGGGGAGGCTCCTCGTCCGGGTCCGGCGGGAGAAGGACCACTTCCACTCCGCCCACCACGAGCCCAACGCCGCGGAGGAGCTCATCAGCTACTTCGTGGCCATCAAGGCCTGGGCCGAGGCCATGAACGTGGGGCAAAGGCCCTTTGACCAGGTGCAGTACACCCTCCGGGACTTCCGGGTGTATCCGGCGGAGCTCAAGCAAAAGGCGGAGATGTTCTTTGACCTTAGGCTTCCCCCCAGGCTCCCCCCGGAGGAGGCCATCCGCCACCTCACGGCCTACGCCCCCCCCACCCTGGAGCTGGAGTTCTTCGGGCGGGAGGTGCCCTACGTGGGCCCCAAGGACACCCCCCTGACCCGCGCCTTAAGGCAGGGGATCCGCCGGGCGGGGGGCAGGCCCGTCTTCAAGTACAAGACGGGCACCAGCGACATGAACGTCCTGGCCCCCCACTGGAAGGTGCCCATGGTGGCCTACGGGCCCGGGGATTCCACCCTGGACCACACCCCCCACGAGCACGTGGAGGTGGAGGAATTCCTAAAGGGGATTGAGGCCCTGAGGGGGGCCCTCGAGGCCCTGGCCCAGGGGTAAATGCCCCTCCTTCCGCCCCGACCTCGGCTAAACTGAGGCCGTGGGGTTTATTTTGGCTTTCTTGGTTGTTCTGGGATTCCTGGGCTTATTCCCGCCCACCGCCCCCTTCAGCGAGCTCTGGGTGGAGCCCCTGGTGGCCCTCCTGGCGGGGGGGTACCTCCTGCGCCACAGGGCTCCGGTCTGGGGCGGGGCCGTGCTCGGGTTCGGCCTGGGGGACCTCCTATGGAGCCTGGAAGAACTCCGAGGAGAGGAGGGGAACCCCCTCTTGGAGCTCCCCTACTTTCTGGGGT
It encodes:
- a CDS encoding ABC transporter permease; amino-acid sequence: METVTRIFRKELLQVFRDRKLVFSTLVLPVLLMPVFAFGPTLFFSRILERSAKEVQEVAARGLPQEALQALEAQGLKPVPVEDPRGAVEKGAYPAGVEYGGGAYRVYGRLAGGPGEGQVAVGKVEKALALLKEEAVAEALKAKGVPLEVLTPFRVEVVDASPERERAAGLLGFLLPFFLVIFILSGGQVVAVDATAGEKEKGTLEALLSAPVPLPHLALGKALATVAMALLSGSAGLLGLALGGLLSGRLEGAMELGGRVALTGGEFLALFVTGFLLALFMGAVMVALGLYARSFKEAQSYMAPLQLLVLFPLLFLQFRGFFTLEAWHHLVPVLNVALLMDGLFRGQAEPLSLALTWGSTLVYAALAFLLAVGVFRREEVVFRN
- a CDS encoding SPFH domain-containing protein: MEIKEVRAWRTSGFLGLGALLLGLFWAGWALKEGSAEREALYLFHLIGGLLLAGLAGAGLITVQPNEARVLTFLGRYVGSVREAGFHYVNPFTVKKRVSLRVHNFNSDRLKVNDAHGNPIEIAAVVAWRVVDSAKALFQVEDYASFVAIQSETALRALASRYPYDGEEKSLRGNPEELAEELKGEVEARLKVAGVEVLEARLTHLAYAPEVAQAMLRRQQAQAVVAARKLIVEAAVGMVKEALMGLEAEGIALDEERKAAMVNNLMVALVSEAQAQPVINAGTLYT
- a CDS encoding CPBP family intramembrane glutamic endopeptidase, which gives rise to MKALYWTFGLSWSLALLFWLWGGGVGTPAYIAFSAAYMWVPGLVALYFSRKEGLRLPLALKPNRHWLFAWLFPVGLTLFSIPLTLPLAPWRGAEALKATLPKEALAIPEGALLWMAFLGGILGGLLAGATVNLLFALGEELMWRGYLWARLKPKGFWPASLEIGLVWGLWHAPLVLMGHNYPNTPILGVGAMTLFTLLLTPALLYVREKGGSLLAPALLHGTLNGVAGLSLLPFERTHDLLVGVLGLPGFFLLALFNLWLRRSVDREGAGP
- the lysJ gene encoding [LysW]-aminoadipate semialdehyde transaminase LysJ, yielding MNVTLENWRALLEAEKELDTGVYTKHDLLLVRGEGAKVWDAEGNEYIDCVGGYGVANLGHSNPEVVEAVKRQAELLLSMPQTLPTPTRGEFYRTLVSILPPELNRVFPVNSGTEANEAALKFARAYTGRKKFVAAMRGFSGRTMGSLSVTWEPKYREPFMPLVEPVEFIPYNDVEALERAVDGETAAVILEPVQGEGGVRPATLEFLKAAREITQERGALLILDEIQTGMGRTGRRFAFEHYGIVPDILTLAKALGGGVPLGAAVMRAEVAQAMPKGGHGTTFGGNPLAMAAGVAAIRYLERTRLWERAAELGPWFMDELRKIPSPKIREVRGLGLMVGLELKEKAAPYIERLEKEHRVLTLQAGPTVIRFLPPLVIEREDLARVVEAVRAVLS
- a CDS encoding type II toxin-antitoxin system HicB family antitoxin translates to MRRRYRVLLERDEEGYLVAHVPELQAHTQAKSWEELLKRLEEAVAVSLDEENIQLLGLEGELVIEAA
- a CDS encoding type II toxin-antitoxin system HicA family toxin; this encodes MSPRLTLVTGEELVRLLEKEGFQVVRVRGSHVRLKHPDGRATTVPVHPGELLRPGTLLGILKDVGWSKEAYERKRLGSR
- a CDS encoding [LysW]-lysine hydrolase translates to MSASALDPVEFLKGALEIPSPSGEERLVAEYLVEGMQRLGLEAFVDEADNARGRVGEGPIQVVLLGHIDTVPGAVPVRLVDGKLFGRGAVDAKGPFVAMVFAAAGLSEAARKRLTVHLVGATEEEAPSSKGARFVAPRLTPDYVVIGEPSGWEGITLGYKGRLLVRVRREKDHFHSAHHEPNAAEELISYFVAIKAWAEAMNVGQRPFDQVQYTLRDFRVYPAELKQKAEMFFDLRLPPRLPPEEAIRHLTAYAPPTLELEFFGREVPYVGPKDTPLTRALRQGIRRAGGRPVFKYKTGTSDMNVLAPHWKVPMVAYGPGDSTLDHTPHEHVEVEEFLKGIEALRGALEALAQG